One region of Choristoneura fumiferana chromosome 3, NRCan_CFum_1, whole genome shotgun sequence genomic DNA includes:
- the Ak1 gene encoding adenylate kinase 1 isoform X2 produces MAPIDSTKTPIVWILGGPGSGKGTQCDKIIAKYGFIHLSTGDLLREEVRSGSERAKCLTAIMERGELVPNDLVLDLLKEAMLQHAEKARGFLIDGYPREKSQGIAFEQTIAPATVIIYFEAKSETLTKRLLGRAVSSGRADDNEETIKLRLKTFLDNNDQVLAQYPDKLRRINAEQSVDAIFGEVQKILDPIVARAAA; encoded by the exons atg GCTCCCATCGACTCAACAAAGACGCCTATCGTATGGATCCTGGGCGGTCCAGGTTCGGGCAAGGGCACACAATGCGACAAGATCATAGCCAAGTATGGCTTCATCCACCTCTCCACCGGGGACCTTCTGCGCGAGGAAGTGCGCAGCGGCTCGGAGCGCGCCAAGTGCCTCACTGCCATCATGGAACGGG GTGAACTGGTCCCCAACGATCTGGTGCTAGATCTGCTGAAAGAGGCGATGCTGCAGCACGCGGAGAAGGCGCGCGGCTTCCTCATCGACGGCTACCCTCGCGAGAAGAGTCAGGGCATCGCCTTTGAGCAGACCATCGCGCCGGCTACT GTGATCATCTACTTCGAAGCCAAGTCTGAGACACTGACGAAGCGGTTGCTGGGCCGCGCAGTCAGCTCAGGCCGCGCTGATGACAACGAAGAGACCATCAAGTTGAGACTCAAGACCTTCCTAGATAATAACGATCAGGTGCTGGCGCAGTATCCCGACAAGTTGAGAAGG ATAAATGCGGAGCAGTCAGTAGACGCGATCTTCGGCGAAGTACAGAAGATCCTAGACCCaatcgtcgcgcgcgcagctgcCTAA
- the Ak1 gene encoding adenylate kinase 1 isoform X1 has product MNEERLCQPCEVPITDKLPPCPLQCKSPKCKSYKKRAPIDSTKTPIVWILGGPGSGKGTQCDKIIAKYGFIHLSTGDLLREEVRSGSERAKCLTAIMERGELVPNDLVLDLLKEAMLQHAEKARGFLIDGYPREKSQGIAFEQTIAPATVIIYFEAKSETLTKRLLGRAVSSGRADDNEETIKLRLKTFLDNNDQVLAQYPDKLRRINAEQSVDAIFGEVQKILDPIVARAAA; this is encoded by the exons ATGAACGAGGAAAGACTCTGCCAGCCATGTGAAGTACCAATCACTGATAAATTGCCACCATGCCCGTTGCAGTGCAAATCACCAAAGTGCAAGTCATATAAAAAAAGG GCTCCCATCGACTCAACAAAGACGCCTATCGTATGGATCCTGGGCGGTCCAGGTTCGGGCAAGGGCACACAATGCGACAAGATCATAGCCAAGTATGGCTTCATCCACCTCTCCACCGGGGACCTTCTGCGCGAGGAAGTGCGCAGCGGCTCGGAGCGCGCCAAGTGCCTCACTGCCATCATGGAACGGG GTGAACTGGTCCCCAACGATCTGGTGCTAGATCTGCTGAAAGAGGCGATGCTGCAGCACGCGGAGAAGGCGCGCGGCTTCCTCATCGACGGCTACCCTCGCGAGAAGAGTCAGGGCATCGCCTTTGAGCAGACCATCGCGCCGGCTACT GTGATCATCTACTTCGAAGCCAAGTCTGAGACACTGACGAAGCGGTTGCTGGGCCGCGCAGTCAGCTCAGGCCGCGCTGATGACAACGAAGAGACCATCAAGTTGAGACTCAAGACCTTCCTAGATAATAACGATCAGGTGCTGGCGCAGTATCCCGACAAGTTGAGAAGG ATAAATGCGGAGCAGTCAGTAGACGCGATCTTCGGCGAAGTACAGAAGATCCTAGACCCaatcgtcgcgcgcgcagctgcCTAA